In Onychomys torridus unplaced genomic scaffold, mOncTor1.1, whole genome shotgun sequence, the sequence TCCTCCTACATGTTTAGCAGATTTCTCTCCTTCCGATCTCAAGCTCTATCCCCCTCTCTCCACTCACCATCCAAGACACCCTTCATTTTTCTTGTCCTTGTCTGCAGCTTCCAGTGGTGCCCATGGGCTGAAGGCAAAATTTGAGTCCATGGCTgaggagaagaggaagcaagaggaagaagagaagacacAGCAGATGGCCAGGCAGCAACAAGAGAGAAAAGGCTGTGGTAAAGATGAGCCGAGAAGCTCAGCAGCCATCAGAGCCTGCGGAAGAACCAGCAGTGCCAGTCCCATTGCCCAAGAAGATCTCCTCAGAGGTGAATGCCTAGTACTGGGGGGTCCAGGATCTCTCGCCTACACAGGAGTCTCTCGGGTGCCCAAGTGgtaggcaaaaataaataaatacataagcatgtaaacaaacaaacaaacaaacaagtaaacaaaaagaaGGCAAATGTCTCCTTGTTGAGCAGAGTCTGGTGTACTTATCTTGGAGAAGATTCAGTATGTATAATTGGCCCCTGGAAGCAggtcatgtaaaaaaaaaaaaaacaaaaacacaaaaacaaaaaaccagcaaagCCACCAAGTAGAGACTCTAATAGAGTCTAACAGATGGCAGGTCACCAGCTGCAACCAGTAGCCTTTGCTGTACCAActaaagatggaggaggagccaTCACCTCCAGTGTGGGACCCATCTTGAGGGATGTGTTGTACTGGACTAGCAGACAACACATTGGTAGGGTTCTTGGTAAGTATAAGAGAGAACATGGCGGGTGGGTGTTCTTCAGGTTTGGCCTCCAGCTGAGAGTCACCCACCACCAGAACCGACCGAGCCTGTGAGAAGCAGAAGGGAACGCCCTGTGCCTTCTCTGCCCAGGACGCAGACTCCACCACATAATCCCCTGGAGGTAAGTCTCAATTCCCACCCCATCTTCTCATGTTTGGGGCTGCATAGGGGCGGCCAGTCATCGGGCTTTGCTTGCTCTGGATTAAGCACTGAAAGTCTTGTATTCTGGAAATTCCCTGGTCCTGAGCAAACTTGGACAGCTGGTTCTCTTAGCTGTGGTATCCCAACAGGGtgcttttgcttgttttgatgtTTCCCTGGTTTTCCAAAGACTCTGCCTTGCTTTCCACACCCCTCACCTCACACCTTGAGTGCCCTCCTGTAACTTCTGGGTAGGGGCTTTGAGAAGGCAAGTGTTTTAGGAGACTGGGGAATGAAGAACAGACCATTTCAGAGGAAAGGCTTCTAAATGGCAGGGAAGAGGTTGAGTGGTGAGGGTGTGAGCGACCCCATTAAGCCATCATTGTATCCGCCTGGCCCACACATCTCTCCTCAGGACAGCGAGGAGCCCCCAGCTCTGCCCCCTAGGACCCCGGAAGGCCTCCAGCTGGTGGCAGAGCCAGTGTATGAAGCAACGCCTGAGCAGGAGCCTGAGAATGACTATGAGGATGTTGGGGAGCTAGATCGGCAGGCAGAGGATGCAGAGGGAGACTATGAGGATGTCCTGGAGCCTGAGAATACCCCTTCTCTGTCCTACCAGGCTGGTGAGTGGGGCAAATGGGCACGGCAGAGCAGCTCCCAAATGAGGTCAGTTTCTGGGCATCAGGGATGGAGGAGGaatctcccctctcctcccaacaGGATCATGTCTGTTTGCCTTCTCCATATTgatgtttctgtttctcattattcAGGATTGTCAGCCAGGGCTGGTGGGGCAGGGACCTCTGCTGTAGCCCTGTATGATTACCAAGGAGGTAAGTTTGAAGCCACCTGAAGGGCCTGGTACCCCTGTGGCCCGATACATAGGAAAAGGGGGTGGGTTCTGAGGGTCAAGAAAGGGCTCAAAAGACTGggcccatttcctccctccctaaGGCTTAGAGTTGGCACAGGCAGGGACAGAGGGATTCCTGACTGACCATCTTAATGTCTCAACTTCCTCCCCAGAGGGAAGTGATGAGCTTTCCTTTGATCCGGATGACATCATTACTGACATTGAAATGGTGGATGAAgactggtggggggggggggcgttgccATGGTCACTTTGGACTCTTTCCTGCAAACTATGTCAAGCTCCACTAGTGACCAGCCCCATTGTCGTTTGCTACTCTGGTTCTTCATGTTCAaagtggctctgcctccctccacccactcctcagTACTGCTGCAAGGACCTAAGAGAACATTGTGGGTCCCTGAGGTTCAGACAGACCTCCCTCTCCTGCTTCATTAAGAGCTTTAGGCAAAGCCGGCATGAGGCAGGGGCCCTTCCCTCTGTGCCCACTATTCCCTGGAGTAGCTCATGGAATCATCCTGTGGTCCTGCCTCCTTCACCAACACCCCGCTTTGTTCTTctccctcttgagtgctggtGTTCCCGTGTGTTGGCCTAGAGGGAAGCCTAGGCTGCCTGATTTACCTGGTAgtgctttttgcttgtttttcctcCCATAAGAGACAAATTGGAATTGTCCTTCTGTTTAAtactaaaactgaaaataaagcgAGACTGTGACTTAGCTTTGTACTAGGGTTAAGTGGTGCTTTTAGTGTGGGCCTCTCTGGCCCTGACTTTCCACCCCTCTGCCAGATGCACCCAGAAGACTCCCTCTAGCCTGGTGGTTAGGATGCAGTGCTCTTAGCACTGCCCAGGCCCTGTGCCTTAGGGGTCAGGAGGTAGGCCTTTCTATTTGGTTGTACCTGAGCCCCTGTCCAAGACAGACAAGCCtgatgtcttagttaaggtttctactgctgtgataaaatccatgaccaaaagcaacttggagaggaaagggtttctttcagtCTATAATTCTtaagtcacactccatcactgagggaagtcagggcagaaactcagagCAAGAACCTAGTTAGAGGAGAAGCAAGAACTAAAGGAGAAGCCAggaagggatgctgcttactagcttgctccctatgtcttgctcagcctgctttcttatacacccagaaccacctgcccagagatggtaccacccacagtgggtggggccCTGctcacatcaaccactaattaagaaaataagtcCTACAGACTTGTCTGTGGAGGAATCTTATggaggtgtttgagacagggtttctctgtgtagctttgtgcctttcctggatcttgctctgtagaccaggctagcctcaaactcgcaaagatccgcctgcctctgcctcctgagtgctgggattaaaggcatctggcTGAGACATCTGTCATCCCATTGATCACCAGCATTGATTCAGCTGATCTGGCTGGCTAGGcaggtgtccccttcctccctcaccgcTCCATGTGCATCCCTCCCAAAGCTGCATGCTCAGTGGACGTTTCCCCGAATAGCAGAGGACCGGCTTTCCCTCAAGGGTATACAAATAGCTGTGTTcccctgctagaacctccaaacaaTATCTTGGAGGCATGTTCTTAATTAAGATTACTTCCCAAATAGTTcttggtttgtgtcaagttgacaaaaaaaaaaaaaaaaaaaatcaaccagcaCACCCAGTGGCAGCAATGTGAAATAACAGGGTCAGGTGACATCCAGATTAAGGTAGTTTAACCTCTATCAGTTTGAACAGTTGTATGAAGTTAGCTTCCTGTCTGGGAAAACCACCAGACTTTTTCAGCACAtggtgatttgtgtgtgtgtgtgtgtgtgtgtgtgtgtgtgtgtgtgtgtgtgtgtgtttgaatatgtACAGGTGCACTTGTGGATTCAGgtatacacatttgtgtgtgttggCCAGAGGGCCACGTTAACTGTTAATCCTCAGGAATATAATCCACCTCTTTTTGAGAAGGATTTCTCTTTGatttggagctcaccaattaagcTAGATTCTACCGGCCAAGGAGCCCCAGGGatgatccttttgtctctgcctcctcagcattAAGATTATCAGCAAAAGGCACCCCCATGTGGCATCTgaatgggttctggagatcaaactcaggttctcatgcttggtaAGCAAGCACCTggctaactgagccatctctcctagcCCCTGGCCCATGGTGGATTCTTGAGGAAGCAGCACAGATTAGAGGGTTGGAAGCAGGAAGGGAAGGTTGCCAAACAGAAAAGACAGATGTCAAAGGAGAACAAAGTCACTTGAGCTGAAATGAAGAGTGACGGGGACCCCAGGAAGGCGCGGACCCCCTGATACAAAGACCATTGTAGCCCATGTCCAGGAAAAGGGCATAAGGAGAAAGTTCGTGAAGCCTCTGTGCGGTCCAGAGCTAGAACAGGTGCGAAGAGAGATGAGGACACCCAGGCAGCCACAATGAGCAAAAAGTGACTCAGTACTGGGATGAGGGAGGCCAATGGCTGAAACCAGCCCCAGCACAAATAGAGATGCCCATTTTTTTtagaatgggattttttttttttttttagaaaaatagagATCCTGGAGTACAGGGATTGAAAGAGGGCATCTTTGGCTGAT encodes:
- the LOC118575732 gene encoding LOW QUALITY PROTEIN: hematopoietic lineage cell-specific protein-like (The sequence of the model RefSeq protein was modified relative to this genomic sequence to represent the inferred CDS: deleted 2 bases in 2 codons), with protein sequence MWKSVVGHDVSVSVETQGDDWDTDPDFVNDISEKEQRWGAKTIEGSGRTEHINIHQLRSKVSEEHDILKKKELESGPKASHGYGSRFGVERDRIDKSAVGQEYVADVEKHSSQTDAARGFGGKYGVERDRADKSAVGFDYKGEVEKHASQKDYSHGFGGRYGVEKDKWDKAALGYDYKGETEKHESQRDYAKGFGGQYGIQKDRVDKSAAGFKEMEAPTTAYKKTTPIEAASSGAHGLKAKFESMAEEKRKQEEEEKTQQMARQQQERKAVVKMSREAQQPSEPAEEPAVPVPLPKKISSEVWPPAESHPPPEPTEPVRSRRERPVPSLPRTQTPPHNPLEDSEEPPALPPRTPEGLQLVAEPVYEATPEQEPENDYEDVGELDRQAEDAEGDYEDVLEPENTPSLSYQAGLSARAGGAGTSAVALYDYQGEGSDELSFDPDDIITDIEMVDEDWWGGGRCHGHFGLFPANYVKLH